AACGCTTTGCTGTGATGGAGGCCTTTAAGCGCGGCGCTTTTCGCTATTTGATCGCGACGAACGTCGCTGCCAGGGGGATCGACATCGACAACGTCTCCCTTGTCATCAATTACGACGTGCCGTTTGAGAAGGAGAGCTATGTGCACCGGACCGGTCGAACGGGCCGTGCGGGGAAAACAGGCAAAGCGATTACCTTTGTCAATAACCGTGAAAAAGGCGCCATCCGTGACCTTGAACGCTACACAGGGACGATCATTCCCCTCGCCACGGCCCCAACGGAAGCGGAAGTGAAACGAAGCGAAGAAGCCTTCTTTCAAAAACTGACGACGGCTCCGGAGCGAAAAGAAAACAAAAACGCCGATCTCAACAAAGAAATCATGACGCTGTATGTAAACGGCGGCAAGAAGAAAAAGCTTAGAGCACCGGACTTCGTCGGCACACTGACAAGCATCGACGGCATTACCGCCGACGACATCGGCATCATCACCATCCAGGAAACGAGCACCCTCATCGACATCTTTAACGGCAAAGGCCAACTTGCCCTTGAGGAACTGCAGCAGCGGACCGTGAAAGGCAAGAAGCTGAAGGTACGAAAAGCGAAAAGATAACGGGATGATAAACAGGTCCTCAAAAGAATTTCAATACAGGGGTAGTATTTCAGCTCCATATACGTTACAGTAGAATTAGCTTATTGAGGTTCGGATAGTAATGAAAGTTGAATGTTTCAAAGTATATTCCTCTGGATTTGGTAAATGAAGAGCTCAAGATGCAATACAACGTGGGCAAAACCCACACAGGAGGAATATCATTATGACACAAGGTACAGTAAAATGGTTTAATGCAGAAAAAGGTTTCGGTTTCATCGAAATTGAAGGCCAGGACGACGTATTCGTTCACTTTTCCGCGATCGAAGGCGAAGGTTTCAAAACACTTGACGAAGGCCAGACAGTCAATTTCGACATCGAGCAAGGCCAGCGTGGCCCCCAAGCGGCTAACGTACAGAAGTAATTCATACTTCAATCCAAACCCTTCACACGGCTGTGTGAGGGGTTTTTATTTTGGGCCTGAATAATGTGAATATACACATTATGATTTGGTATGAATCATTACCTTGTTTGACAAAGTAATTGAATTTCTGGAAAGCAAACAGACCTTGACGCCGTATTGGTAGTCAAGGCCTGTTTGCAGATCAGCGAATACACCTCAGGGGAATCGGTCATACAGTCTCAGGTTATGGTTGCCGTCGTTCTGCGTGTTCCTCCAGCCAGATAGCAATCTCCTTGATAGCGACTTCTCCTTTCGCGGTCTCCACCGTGAAGTCTTCAAGGTCCTGATTGTATGCGCTCTTCAATTTGTATCCATTCCTTTTCAGGAATATTTCCGTGACAGCCAGAGCCGTCCGTTTGTTTCCGTTATGGAATGCATGGTTTTTCAGGATCGATTGAAACAACACCGCAGCTTTTTCCCAAAGCGATGGATAGGCATCTTCGCCAAATAAGGTTTGTTTCGGTCGATGAAGAGCCGATTCCAGCAATCCTTCGTCTTTTACCCCTGCCGGTTCCCCTTCACCGTAACGCTTCATAATCAAATAGTGAATCAGAACGGCATCGTGATATGTGACATACACCGTCATTTATCGATCCCTCAAATTCCGGAAGACATCGTCATGTTCTTCAAAGGTTTCCGAAAGCATTTCCAGCAGTTCCGGATCAACACGGTCTTTCAAATCCCGTTTTTTCTGCAAGGTGATACGGTTGTCACCATCCACACTGAACGTCAGCTCGTCACCTTTCTCAAGCTCCAGGGCATCAATAATCGACTTCGGAATGCCAACGCCCAGACTGTTACCCATGCGGCTCACTTTTCTGACTTCCTGCTTTGCCATGATTTCTCCCTCGTTTCATGTACTTACGTAAGATTGTAAGTACATCATGACATGTGCTTCATTCCTCGTCAAGAACCAGCCTGTTCAGAGAAAAATAAACCTGGAGAGCCTTAATTCTCCCGGTTTAACTCTCGTCTTACT
This Salisediminibacterium beveridgei DNA region includes the following protein-coding sequences:
- a CDS encoding AbrB/MazE/SpoVT family DNA-binding domain-containing protein, which gives rise to MAKQEVRKVSRMGNSLGVGIPKSIIDALELEKGDELTFSVDGDNRITLQKKRDLKDRVDPELLEMLSETFEEHDDVFRNLRDR
- a CDS encoding type II toxin-antitoxin system death-on-curing family toxin — translated: MTVYVTYHDAVLIHYLIMKRYGEGEPAGVKDEGLLESALHRPKQTLFGEDAYPSLWEKAAVLFQSILKNHAFHNGNKRTALAVTEIFLKRNGYKLKSAYNQDLEDFTVETAKGEVAIKEIAIWLEEHAERRQP
- a CDS encoding cold-shock protein is translated as MTQGTVKWFNAEKGFGFIEIEGQDDVFVHFSAIEGEGFKTLDEGQTVNFDIEQGQRGPQAANVQK